One window of the Cryptomeria japonica chromosome 7, Sugi_1.0, whole genome shotgun sequence genome contains the following:
- the LOC131856980 gene encoding stress response protein NST1-like, which produces MGEGSMSYIEISHKHAESKEALGELKVKYIASLAKTKQLSKQFYELGENNSSKEANIDGLSNEIHVELATPVIDKKARKEVEEFYIAQDYSKEMIDEARTRFEEKKAGTSSAPTSRQTRSENVKKENSPPPPKIQIRIKAKKDEPQAPKATRKRKKEQAQKSVQAKTEEVLKKKLGLEQEELEKIDSSKEEELSEALENEQFDVVHITEPLKKDEETQKDTQESVQIDVEKTKKSPKKEEDKQKEEAHEKKVTYQSLNSNKIIDDIMEIQGPINMDILISTELMEIASTMQSKAKKKIMRTQMREAQTINNVVDIFSSMLLETDTNSLTTPIEKLDHLVTSTREQMKSLGEAALHNIEKEYEKKRNETLIKEIDKDKEGLTVNMDQIK; this is translated from the exons atgggggaaggttcaatgagttacatAGAGATTTCACACAAGCATGCAGAATCTAAAGAAGCCCTtggtgaactaaaggtcaagtacataGCTTCATTGGCTAAGACAAAACAGTTGTCTAAGCAGTTTTATGAACTCGGTGAAAATAATTCATCTAAGGAAGCAAACATTGATGGCttgtctaatgag ATACATGTTGAATTGGCCACACCAGTAATAGACAAAAAGGCCAGGAAAGAggttgaggaattttatattgcaCAAGACTATTCAAAGGAGATGATTGATGAGGCTAGAACCAGATTTGAAGAAAAGAAGGCAGGAACCTCTAGTGCACCCACCAGTAGACAAACTCGAAGTgaaaatgtcaagaaggagaaTTCCCCTCCTCCTCCAAAGATACAAATTAGAATAAAAGCAAAAAAAGATGAGCctcaagcacctaaagctacaagGAAAAGGAAGAAAGAACAAGCACAAAAG TCTGTACAAGCTAAGACTGAggaggttttgaaaaaaaaattaggacTTGAACAAGAGGAACTGGAGAAGATAGATTCTTCTAAGGAAGAAGAACTCTCTGAAGCACTG GAGAATGAACAATTTGATGTTGTACACATCACTGAGCCactgaagaaagatgaagaaacacAGAAAGATACTCAAGAGAGTGTGCAAATAGATGTTGAGAAAACTAAAAAGTCACCGAAGAaggaagaagataagcaaaaagaaGAAGCACATGAGAAGAAAGTGACCTACCAGTCACTTAATTCAAATAAAATTATTGATGATATAATGGAAATCCAAGGACCAATAAATATGGATATATTGATTTCAACAGAACTGATGGAGATTGCATCTACAATGCAATCCAAGGCCAAGAAGAAGATAATGAGAACTCAAATGAGAGAAGCTCAAACAATAAATAATGTAGTTGATATATTTTCTAGTATGTTACTGGAGACTGACACTAATAGTCTCACAACTCCCATTGAAAAACTGGACCACTTGGTCACATCTACAAGAGAGCAAATGAAAAGTCTTGGAGAGGCTGCTCTACATAATATAGAGAaagaatatgaaaagaaaagaaatgagacATTGATCAAGGAaattgacaaagacaaagaaggtctTACTGTGAATATGGACCAAATCAAATAA